In Drosophila gunungcola strain Sukarami unplaced genomic scaffold, Dgunungcola_SK_2 000071F, whole genome shotgun sequence, a single window of DNA contains:
- the LOC128264456 gene encoding dual specificity mitogen-activated protein kinase kinase hemipterous isoform X3, with protein sequence MLIHQKRATATGSGVGSGSGSLAGSGSTGGAIKYGRAMPFMAQSPTNPQKTIKATQIPSYQQQQQSQYFMQSATQLPQTTTTTTTTTTTPTATTNCFGGSGNGNGRETRSGNGSGSGSGGSSSASPLSPPSGGISDLNRLYRKSPFMQRKQSNGSHHLHYKFNDESPKKESMFSSIGQSILRNLTTSPFSQKKHNSAAGTATTIPLPHNNQTLFMDAATSTTTATTPPNIAAAAPTTTPATTPTWRLPADNSQAYDGCDSSSNATTTLNLALSSPSPSMTRKQFPTESPTLQLASPQQQQQQQQQQQLQQQPQRLQPGNQSPIVLQRFYHQQNQLREKEAAERYQQQRQQPPVGVTSTNPFHSNYVPPPPSTHSTSSQSSTQSTCSQIAVNPASLSPSSGSGIASIGGGLGIGSGSGSGTGTATGSGTGSGAAGHFGAGGSGEQLQYQPLPIAAEATVTSPTLLPPRSPDQQQQQSDCGGPSAMVASKLSKLYARRQLLGQSSSSGASSSSLDGCSREQHDAGWFNTLAGAMKRQFATYVKTQLNSTATSPVAASMDRDRDREREQELVHPPQPPAYRSIVNNGSGGGKSYYYRTLSAASSSSNTSQSTSPTTEPLPGGGTSSFLRRYASSGPGIGMSSGGGGGGGGSISTPPSPHILAGLDRRHRSPDPPPRYNRGQSPLLLRKNLLELSGQPPGSPLLHRRYVSASPPLPPPRRGSESVPGSPQHFRTRIHYTPEPQRRIYRTIDQ encoded by the exons ATGCTCATTCACCAGAAAAG GGCAACGGCGACTGGAAGTGGAGTCGGTTCTGGTTCCGGATCTCTAGCAGGATCAGGATCAACAGGTGGGGCTATAAAATATGGTAGGGCGATGCCGTTTATGGCGCAGAGTCCCACAAATCCGCAGAAGACAATAAAAGCAACGCAGATACCGAGttaccagcagcagcaacagtcgcAGTATTTCATGCAATCAGCCACACAACTACCTcaaacaacaactacaacaacaacaacaaccacaacaccGACGGCAACGACAAACTGTTTCGGCggaagcggaaacggaaacggtaGAGAAACCagaagcggaaacggaagtggcagcggcagcggggGAAGCAGTAGTGCCAGTCCCCTATCGCCACCAAGCGGAGGAATCAGCGATCTTAACCGGCTCTATCGCAAATCGCCGTTCATGCAGCGGAAACAGAGCAACGGATCCCATCATCTACACTACAAATTCAACGACGAGAGCCCCAAGAAGGAGTCCATGTTTAGTAGCATCG GACAATCTATTCTACGCAATCTGACAACATCGCCCTTCAGCCAAAAGAAACACAATTCAGCAGCAGGGACTGCAACAACAATACCACTGCCGCACAACAACCAAACATTATTCATGGATGCAGccacatcaacaacaacagcaacaacgccGCCAAATATTGCAGCTGCAGCGCCAACGACAACGCCAGCGACCACGCCCACTTGGCGCCTACCAGCGGACAATTCCCAAGCCTACGACGGCTGTGATAGTAGTAGTAATGCGACCACGACCTTGAACTTGGCCCTCTCCTCACCCTCCCCCTCGATGACGCGCAAGCAGTTCCCCACAGAGTCGCCGACCCTGCAACTCGCCAgtccgcagcagcaacaacaacaacagcaacaacagcagctgcagcagcaaccacaGCGATTGCAGCCGGGCAATCAAAGCCCCATAG TGCTGCAGCGCTTCTATCACCAGCAGAATCAGCTGCGCGAAAAGGAAGCGGCGGAGCGGTACCAGCAGCAGCGCCAGCAGCCGCCCGTTGGAGTGACCAGCACGAATCCGTTTCACAGCAACTATGTGCCGCCGCCGCCATCGACGCACTCCACCTCTAGTCAGTCCTCCACGCAGTCGACGTGCTCCCAGATCGCCGTCAATCCCGCCAGCCTATCGCCATCGTCTGGGTCTGGTATAGCTTCGATAGGAGGGGGATTGGGAAtaggatcaggatcaggatcaggaaCGGGAACGGCAACAGGATCGGGGACAGGATCCGGAGCAGCTGGTCACTTTGGCGCGGGCGGCAGTGGTGAGCAGTTGCAGTACCAGCCGTTGCCCATCGCCGCCGAGGCAACGGTCACGAGTCCCACGCTTCTGCCCCCCAGATCCCcggatcagcagcagcagcagtcggaCTGCGGAGGACCCAGCGCCATGGTGGCCAGCAAGCTGAGCAAGCTGTACGCACGCCGCCAGCTTTTGGGCCAGAGCTCGAGCAGCGgggcgagcagcagcagcctggATGGCTGCAGCCGGGAACAGCACGATGCCG GCTGGTTCAACACTCTCGCCGGCGCCATGAAGCGACAGTTTGCCACCTATGTTAAAACCCAATTGAATTCCACAGCCACGTCGCCAGTGGCGGCCAGCATGGATCGTGATCGGGATCGGGAGCGGGAGCAGGAGTTAGTGCATCCGCCGCAGCCGCCGGCTTACAGGAGCATCGTGAACAACGGCAGCGGTGGCGGAAAGTCCTACTACTATCGCACCTTGTCGGCGGCCAGCAGCAGTAGTAATACCAGCCAGAGCACCTCGCCGACGACGGAACCGCTGCCAGGAGGTGGCACCAGTAGCTTCCTGCGCCGTTACGCCAGCAGCGGACCCGGCATTGGCATGAgcagcggaggaggaggaggaggaggaggcagCATCAGCACTCCACCCAGTCCGCACATCTTGGCCGGACTGGATCGCCGGCACCGAAGTCCCGATCCCCCGCCGCGCTACAATCGCGGTCAGTCGCCGCTGTTGCTGCGCAAGAATCTTCTAGAGCTGAGTGGCCAGCCGCCGGGCTCACCACTTTTGCACCGCCG ATACGTTTCGGCTTCGCCGCCCTTGCCGCCACCCCGTCGAGGATCTGAAAGTGTGCCGGGATCACCGCAGCACTTCCGCACCCGCATCCACTATACGCCCGAGCCCCAGAGACGCATCTACCGCACGATAGATCAATGA
- the LOC128264456 gene encoding dual specificity mitogen-activated protein kinase kinase hemipterous isoform X6, protein MSTIEFETIGSRLQSLEAKLQKQNESHGQIVLSGARGSGVSSSVSGSGSRVPPLATSASAATSAAHIPPLGSGISIAQRPAPPVPQAAPIATALSLSTSASASASASFASAASSPGAFGGAYTPPTTRVPRATPTLPIPSSGSGINRTRPVILPLPTPPHPPVSETDKKLKIIMEQTGKLNINGRQYPTDINDLKHLGDLGNGTSGNVVKMMHLSSNMIIAVKQMRRTGNAEENKRILMDLDVVLKSHDCKYIVKCLGCFVRDPDVWICMELMSMCFDKLLKLSKKPVPERILGKVTVATVNALSYLKDKHGVIHRDVKPSNILIDERGNIKLCDFGISGRLVDSKANTRSAGCAAYMAPERIDPKKPKYDIRADVWSLGITLVELATARSPYEGCNTDFEVLTKVLDSEPPCLPYGEGFNFSQEFRDFVIKCLTKNHQDRPKYPELLAQPFIRTYEIAKVDVPNWFQSIKENRLRANGDPTLQRLPNS, encoded by the exons ATGTCCACCATTGAGTTCGAGACGATCGGCAGTCGCCTGCAATCCTTGGAGGCGAAACTTCAGAAACAAAATGAGTCCCACGGTCAGATCGTCCTTTCCGGTGCTCGTGGTTCAGGCGTTTCCAGTTCCGTTTCCGGTTCGGGTTCCCGCGTTCCGCCACTGGCaacatccgcatccgcagcCACATCCGCCGCCCACATACCGCCCTTGGGCTCTGGAATCAGCATAGCCCAGCGGCCAGCACCTCCAGTTCCTCAGGCGGCACCAATTGCCACCGCCTTGTCCTTGTCCACATCCGCCTCTGCATCCGCATCTGCCTCATTCGCATCCGCAGCCTCGTCGCCGGGCGCCTTTGGCGGAGCATATACCCCGCCCACAACCAGAGTACCgcgagccacgcccactctaccCATAC CCTCAAGCGGCAGCGGCATTAACCGGACGAGACCTGTGATACTGCCGCTGCCCACGCCGCCGCATCCTCCGGTTTCGGAGACGGATAAAAAGCTAAAGATAATCATGGAGCAGACGGGCAAGCTGAACATCAATGGGCGGCAGTATCCGACGGACATCAATGACCTCAAGCACCTGGGCGACCTGGGCAACGGGACCAGCGGGAATGTGGTGAAGATGATGCACCTGTCCAGCAACATGATCATCGCCGTAAAGCAGATGCGACGCACTGGCAACGCCGAGGAGAACAAGCGCATCCTGATGGATCTGGATGTGGTGCTCAAGTCGCACGACTGCAAGTATATCGTCAAGTGCCTGGGCTGCTTTGTTCGTGATCCGGATGTTTGGATCTGCATGGAACTGATGTCCATGTGCTTTGACAAGCTGCTCAAGCTCTCCAAGAAGCCAGTGCCGGAACGAATCCTTGGCAAGGTCACTGTGGCG ACGGTCAATGCCCTGTCCTATCTGAAGGACAAGCACGGGGTCATCCATCGCGATGTGAAACCCTCGAACATTCTGATCGACGAGCGTGGCAACATCAAGCTCTGTGATTTCGGAATCAGCGGTCGCCTGGTGGACTCCAAGGCCAACACTCGATCAGCCGGCTGTGCAGCATATATGGCG CCGGAGCGGATCGACCCCAAGAAACCAAAGTACGACATTCGCGCCGATGTGTGGTCGCTGGGCATAACGCTGGTGGAACTGGCCACCGCGCGATCCCCGTACGAAGGATGCAACACGGATTTCGAGGTGCTCACCAAAGTGCTGGACTCGGAGCCACCGTGTTTGCCATACGGCGAGGGCTTCAACTTTAGTCAGGAGTTTCGCGATTTCGTCATCAAGTG CCTCACAAAGAACCATCAGGACCGACCCAAGTATCCGGAGCTGCTGGCGCAGCCCTTCATCCGGACGTATGAGATAGCCAAAGTAGATGTACCCAATTGGTTTCAGAGCATCAAGGAGAACCGGCTGCGTGCCAATGGCGATCCCACGCTCCAGAG GTTACCTAATTCCTAA
- the LOC128264456 gene encoding dual specificity mitogen-activated protein kinase kinase hemipterous isoform X5, giving the protein MSTIEFETIGSRLQSLEAKLQKQNESHGQIVLSGARGSGVSSSVSGSGSRVPPLATSASAATSAAHIPPLGSGISIAQRPAPPVPQAAPIATALSLSTSASASASASFASAASSPGAFGGAYTPPTTRVPRATPTLPIPSSGSGINRTRPVILPLPTPPHPPVSETDKKLKIIMEQTGKLNINGRQYPTDINDLKHLGDLGNGTSGNVVKMMHLSSNMIIAVKQMRRTGNAEENKRILMDLDVVLKSHDCKYIVKCLGCFVRDPDVWICMELMSMCFDKLLKLSKKPVPERILGKVTVATVNALSYLKDKHGVIHRDVKPSNILIDERGNIKLCDFGISGRLVDSKANTRSAGCAAYMAPERIDPKKPKYDIRADVWSLGITLVELATARSPYEGCNTDFEVLTKVLDSEPPCLPYGEGFNFSQEFRDFVIKCLTKNHQDRPKYPELLAQPFIRTYEIAKVDVPNWFQSIKENRLRANGDPTLQRNAHSPEKGNGDWKWSRFWFRISSRIRINRWGYKIW; this is encoded by the exons ATGTCCACCATTGAGTTCGAGACGATCGGCAGTCGCCTGCAATCCTTGGAGGCGAAACTTCAGAAACAAAATGAGTCCCACGGTCAGATCGTCCTTTCCGGTGCTCGTGGTTCAGGCGTTTCCAGTTCCGTTTCCGGTTCGGGTTCCCGCGTTCCGCCACTGGCaacatccgcatccgcagcCACATCCGCCGCCCACATACCGCCCTTGGGCTCTGGAATCAGCATAGCCCAGCGGCCAGCACCTCCAGTTCCTCAGGCGGCACCAATTGCCACCGCCTTGTCCTTGTCCACATCCGCCTCTGCATCCGCATCTGCCTCATTCGCATCCGCAGCCTCGTCGCCGGGCGCCTTTGGCGGAGCATATACCCCGCCCACAACCAGAGTACCgcgagccacgcccactctaccCATAC CCTCAAGCGGCAGCGGCATTAACCGGACGAGACCTGTGATACTGCCGCTGCCCACGCCGCCGCATCCTCCGGTTTCGGAGACGGATAAAAAGCTAAAGATAATCATGGAGCAGACGGGCAAGCTGAACATCAATGGGCGGCAGTATCCGACGGACATCAATGACCTCAAGCACCTGGGCGACCTGGGCAACGGGACCAGCGGGAATGTGGTGAAGATGATGCACCTGTCCAGCAACATGATCATCGCCGTAAAGCAGATGCGACGCACTGGCAACGCCGAGGAGAACAAGCGCATCCTGATGGATCTGGATGTGGTGCTCAAGTCGCACGACTGCAAGTATATCGTCAAGTGCCTGGGCTGCTTTGTTCGTGATCCGGATGTTTGGATCTGCATGGAACTGATGTCCATGTGCTTTGACAAGCTGCTCAAGCTCTCCAAGAAGCCAGTGCCGGAACGAATCCTTGGCAAGGTCACTGTGGCG ACGGTCAATGCCCTGTCCTATCTGAAGGACAAGCACGGGGTCATCCATCGCGATGTGAAACCCTCGAACATTCTGATCGACGAGCGTGGCAACATCAAGCTCTGTGATTTCGGAATCAGCGGTCGCCTGGTGGACTCCAAGGCCAACACTCGATCAGCCGGCTGTGCAGCATATATGGCG CCGGAGCGGATCGACCCCAAGAAACCAAAGTACGACATTCGCGCCGATGTGTGGTCGCTGGGCATAACGCTGGTGGAACTGGCCACCGCGCGATCCCCGTACGAAGGATGCAACACGGATTTCGAGGTGCTCACCAAAGTGCTGGACTCGGAGCCACCGTGTTTGCCATACGGCGAGGGCTTCAACTTTAGTCAGGAGTTTCGCGATTTCGTCATCAAGTG CCTCACAAAGAACCATCAGGACCGACCCAAGTATCCGGAGCTGCTGGCGCAGCCCTTCATCCGGACGTATGAGATAGCCAAAGTAGATGTACCCAATTGGTTTCAGAGCATCAAGGAGAACCGGCTGCGTGCCAATGGCGATCCCACGCTCCAGAG AAATGCTCATTCACCAGAAAAG GGCAACGGCGACTGGAAGTGGAGTCGGTTCTGGTTCCGGATCTCTAGCAGGATCAGGATCAACAGGTGGGGCTATAAAATATGGTAG